CGGGAACCCGGGCCGAGACCGTGGCACTGCCGAAGGCGTCGATCGGAGCCAGGTCGCCCCGGCAGCGTCCAGACGCGCCGTGACGACACCCGCTCGGGGCCGCCGGCGGGGTGATGCTGCCGCGCGACGCCCGGCGCCCCGTCCGCCAAGCTGACCCAGCGCAACGAGTGGTGCTGCTGGGTTTGTCGCGGCCGACGTGAACCGCGCGTCGGCAGGGCACGTTTCAAGCATTACTGGTGGAAAGTCGGTGAACCGAGGGTCTGATGCAGGTGGAAGAAGTCTCCGGTACGGAAGCCCATGTGGCGGACCTGCTGGCTCTCTACCACCTCGACGCGCTCGACCGGCGTAGTGCGGAGCAGGTCGGCCACCATCTCCAGTCGTGCCAGCAGTGCCGGGCTGCGGCGACCGAGGTGTGCGAGACGCTCGCCGCGCTGGCCCTGCTCAGCGACGACAGGGATCACCTGCTCAACCGCTACGGGGCGCTGGGGGCGGCGGTGCCGGCGGCCTTTCCGGCGCGGTTCGCGCCGCAGGAGCCGGCCGGCCAGCCGGGCAGAGAGGCCCAGGAGACCGACCGACGCCGGTTCCGACTGCGGCGCGGCGGTACGGGTGCCGAGACGGCCACCGGGGAGGCGTCTGCCCCCGCTGGGCCGGACCTCGGGCGCAGGGAGCCACCGCAGCAGCGGGTGGCACCGGCACCGGTCACACCCCCACCCGTCGCACCCCCAGCCGTCGCGCTGCCACGGGTCGCACCCCCGGCCGCACCCCCGCCGGCCACGCTGGTTGAAAAGCCCTCGCCCGTCCAGGAACAGACCACGCCGACGGCCGTACCCTTGCCGACGCGGACCGCCCGACGGCCCGTCACGCATCCCGCCCAACGCGGCTTCGACCGAGCGCCGGGCATCGCGCATCCGGACGACGGTCAGCGTGTCCGACGGAAGCGCCTCCTGTCCCGGCGTGCCGTTACTTTCGCGGGCCTGGGCGCCCTGCTCGTGGCAGCCCTCACGGTGGCCGGAATCTCCGCGAGGGCGCTGCTCGCCCCGCCGGCCCCGGGAGTGCAGACGAACATCGTCCGTACCGCCGTCGCCTCGGCGACGGACCGGGACTCTGGCGCTAACCTGTCCGTCTTCCTGACCGAAGAACGCGACCGGGTCACCGTGCGGGCCACCCTGAGCGGCCTGGCCGAGGGCACCGGCTACCGGCTCTACGGCTACACCTTCGACGGCCGGCAGCGGCCGCTGGTCAACTGGACCGGCCGCGCCGGCGTGCAGGAGCTTGACGGTGAACTACCCGTCGGCATCGCTGATCTCTCCCACTTCGCCGTCACCCGCGGCACCCGGGTCGTCGTCACCGCATATCTGCCCCGCGACGCCGGTGCGCCGGCCACGCCCGGCGGATGAGCCGGGCCACGATCTGAACCGGTCACCGGCCCCGTTCGTCTGGGGGGTATGCAGATCGGTGTCTACAGTCTCGGCGACCGCACCCCCGACCCGGTGACGGGTCGGGCGCCAACGGATCACGAGCGGCTACTCAGCACGGCGCGGATCGCCGAGCACGCCGAGGCGGCCGGGTTCGATGTCTTCGCCGTCGGAGAGCACCACACCACGACGTACGCCGTGTCGGCGCCGGCTGTGCTGCTGGGCTACCTGGCCGCACGGACGAGCCGGATACTGCTGTCCACGGCAACGGCTCTGATCACCACGAACGATCCGGTCCGGCTCGCCGAGGAGTACGCGACGGTGCAGCATCTGTGCGGCGGCCGGCTTGACCTCATGCTCGGCCGGGGCATCTTCGGTCCGGTGTATTCGTGGTTCGGCCGCGACCCCGACGACAGTCGCCGGCTGGCGACCGAGAACTACCGGCTGCTGCGCCGGCTGTGGGACGAGGACACCGTCGACTGGTCCGGCGAGTTCCGTACGCCGCTGCGGGGTTTCACGGCGGTGCCGCGGCCGCTCGCAGGCCATCCGCCGTTCGTCTGGCACGCGTCGGTGTCCAGCGAGGAGACCGCGGAGCTGGCCGCCGCCCATGGCGACGGCTTCTTCGCCAACCACATCATGTGGCCCTGGCAGCACACGGCCCGGCTCGTGCAGACCTTTCGCGAGCGGTACGCCGCGCACGGCCACGGCACCGCCGAGCAGGCGGTCGTCGGACTCGGCGGGCATGTCTTCGTCCGGCCGAGGTCACAGGATGCGGTCCGGGAGTTCCGGCCGTACTTCGACAACGCGCCCCTCTACGGCCACGGGCCCTCGCTGGAGGAGCACATGGACACCACACCGATGACGGTGGGGAGCCCGCAGCAGGTCATCGACGCGGTTCTCGGCTACCGCGAGTACGTCGGTGACTATCACCGTCAGCTCTTCCTGATCGACCACGCCGGGTTGCCGGTGAGCACGGTGCTGGAGCAACTGGACCTCATCGGTGCGGAGGTGCTGCCCGTGCTGCGGCGCGAGCTCGCCAGCGGCCCCCCGCCCGCCTGATCCGCCGCCCGTGGGGCGCCCCGCTGCCGAGCCGACCGCGGGGCGCCCGCTCAGCACTCGTAGACCGCCGCCAGCACCTGCTCCAGGCGGCCGCGATCGGTGTCGTCGGCCATGACGCTCTTGAGCTCCTCGAGCGCGTCCACCCAGATGGTCTTCTGGGCCGCTTCGAGCCGTCCGCGGTTCTCGGCGATGAACGTCTCAGCGTCGTCGAACCTGCCGGCCTTGACCTGGCCGATGGCCTTGAGCAGAGAGACCGCGAAGTCGAAGCGGCTGTGCTCCGCCTCGTCCGCGCCCCGCCGGACCGCCTGGACCAGGTCGATGAAGTCGCCGGTGGCGCCGCCGGGCTCCCGCGGGTCCGTCAGCTTGCCCGCCTGGTCCAGCCGGCCGACCGCTTGCAGCAGCGTGCTCGGCTGCTGCCGCGCCGTGGACTCCGTGAACGTGACCACGATCTCGTCGTCCGTGCCGAAGCGCAGCAGGGGTTTGACCAGTGCGGCGTTCATGCTGGCCGGGACCCGCTCGGCCATCCCGGCGGCCTGTTCCAGGTGCGCCGCGTTCATCAGGTCCGCCGGACGCGACCGCAGCAGTTCGAACTGCTCGCGTACGCTCCGCGCGCCCCACACCAGCGCCCCGAACGCCTCGGACACCGGACGAACGGTCGGTCGGGCCAGGCGGCGCGCGGCCTCCACCACCGCCGCGTCGATCCTCGACCAGGTGGCGTCCGCCTGGCGGTCGGTCGCTGCCGCGGGGGTGGATCCGCGGACCTTCCAGCTGTTGTCGAGGTTCAACCCACCGAGTCCGCCGGAACTCTGCGGCAACTCGTGCACGACAGCGACGCCGTACCTGTTGAGCAGCACGGAAAGGCTGCGCTTGTCGGCCCCTGCCCCCCTCGTCGAGCTGCCGGAGACGTCGTCGAGGGTGGGCCGCCCGCGGGTCACCACGATAGGTGTCCTGCCGGCCTGGGCGAGTTGTTCCAACCGCTCGTTCAGCCACTCGAACACGGGTCGGTCCACCGCCACGTCACGGGCCGTACTGAGCCACACGAAGTACTGGCCCGGCTGCTGGCGCGCGGTGGCCCGGAGGTCCTTCGGCGGTGGCGTCGCCCGGACACCGGGCACCGACATGTCACTGAGCAGGTTCGGCGTGTCCTCGTACGGCCGCTCGATGCGGGCGAGGGACGTCCGTAGCCACTCCGGCTCCGGGCCGGGATCGCTGAGGCCAGGATCCGCGACCGGCCCGGCGGTAGCGGCCACCGCCGCGATGACCGCGAGATCGCTGTCGTCGAGGTACGGCGTCGACCCGGCCGAGGAACTGGTCGGCAGCGTGTGCACGTTCCTGCCCATCACGCCTGGCAGCTGCGGGGTGTGGAACAGCCGATCGGCGGAGGAGTAACCCTCCTTCGCGCCCAGGTAGTGCATGATCTCGTGCACCCCGACTGCCGCGGTGTCGCTGAGTTTCCACAGGTGCTGGTCGGTGTCAGGGGACGCGTCGTCGGTGATCTCGACGGCCGGGCTGCGCCCCGGGTCGGACCTCCAGGCGTCGGCCAGCCCGCCCGCCCAGGTGGGGGTGTCGAAGGTGAAGTTGACGTGCAACCGGAAGCCGTCGTCGAACCGGTGCTGGCCGTTGACCATCTGGTTCAGGGTGTCCTGCACCGAGCGACCGTACGCGGCGCGGGCATCCGGTGTGACCCGGTCGTCGGGTGACACCAGATCCAGGTGCACGTCGAAGGC
This portion of the Micromonospora zamorensis genome encodes:
- a CDS encoding zf-HC2 domain-containing protein, with the protein product MQVEEVSGTEAHVADLLALYHLDALDRRSAEQVGHHLQSCQQCRAAATEVCETLAALALLSDDRDHLLNRYGALGAAVPAAFPARFAPQEPAGQPGREAQETDRRRFRLRRGGTGAETATGEASAPAGPDLGRREPPQQRVAPAPVTPPPVAPPAVALPRVAPPAAPPPATLVEKPSPVQEQTTPTAVPLPTRTARRPVTHPAQRGFDRAPGIAHPDDGQRVRRKRLLSRRAVTFAGLGALLVAALTVAGISARALLAPPAPGVQTNIVRTAVASATDRDSGANLSVFLTEERDRVTVRATLSGLAEGTGYRLYGYTFDGRQRPLVNWTGRAGVQELDGELPVGIADLSHFAVTRGTRVVVTAYLPRDAGAPATPGG
- a CDS encoding CE1758 family FMN-dependent luciferase-like monooxygenase, producing MQIGVYSLGDRTPDPVTGRAPTDHERLLSTARIAEHAEAAGFDVFAVGEHHTTTYAVSAPAVLLGYLAARTSRILLSTATALITTNDPVRLAEEYATVQHLCGGRLDLMLGRGIFGPVYSWFGRDPDDSRRLATENYRLLRRLWDEDTVDWSGEFRTPLRGFTAVPRPLAGHPPFVWHASVSSEETAELAAAHGDGFFANHIMWPWQHTARLVQTFRERYAAHGHGTAEQAVVGLGGHVFVRPRSQDAVREFRPYFDNAPLYGHGPSLEEHMDTTPMTVGSPQQVIDAVLGYREYVGDYHRQLFLIDHAGLPVSTVLEQLDLIGAEVLPVLRRELASGPPPA